The Streptomyces sp. CC0208 genome window below encodes:
- a CDS encoding antibiotic biosynthesis monooxygenase family protein — translation MKKTLLAEFTAREGAQDEVARMITEYAGKVRAEEGNLVFDVYTKASHPRAFWIFEVYRDEDAFQAHLKAPYGGPFNAALTPLIEEDASVLTFLDPVV, via the coding sequence GTGAAGAAGACCCTGCTCGCCGAGTTCACCGCCCGTGAGGGAGCGCAGGACGAGGTCGCGCGCATGATCACGGAGTACGCCGGCAAGGTGCGTGCGGAGGAGGGCAACCTCGTCTTCGACGTCTACACCAAGGCGTCCCACCCCCGCGCCTTCTGGATCTTCGAGGTCTACCGGGACGAGGACGCGTTCCAGGCGCACCTGAAGGCCCCGTACGGCGGCCCGTTCAACGCCGCGCTCACTCCGCTGATCGAGGAGGACGCCTCTGTACTGACGTTCCTCGACCCGGTGGTCTGA